The DNA region ACGCCGTCAGCGGCGCGGCGACGGTGCTGCCGGTCGGCGGGAATATGAAATACGGCGGCACGCTGGTGTCGATCAACGTCTGGACCATTCCCGTTTCCACCGGTCTGCAGCAATGCCTTGTCCTGATGTCGTCCGAGGGCGAGGTGATCGTCTACCAGGGATCAGATCCGTCCAGCTCAACGAATTGGGGACTGCTCGGTACCTTCAAACTTGGCCGGCCGCTCGGCACGGATCGGTGCATGCTGCCCGTTGGTGCCGATCTTGCGATCATGACCACGGATGGCATCGTTCCGATCACCAAGGCCGTTCAACTCGACCGCGGCGCAACGAGCCTTGGCGCCATCACCGCGAAGATCGGGCCGACGTGGCGCGAGACAGTGGGCGCGATCGGCACGACGTCGGAGGAATGGCAGCTATCAAGCTTCCCAAAGCGCCAGATGGCAATCGTGAACCTGCCTTCGTCGTTCGGGCCTTATCAGTACGTCATGAACACCGAAACCGGCGCCTGGTGCCGCTTTGTGGGAATAGCCTCGTCATGTTGGGCAACATGGCAGGACCGGCTGTTTTTTGGCTCGAGCGATGGGACGGTATATGAGGCAGAAGCCGGCGCCAGCGACAACGGAACAGCGATCGACGCTCTCATGGTTGGCGCCTGGAACCGCTTCGGCGATGGCTTGGCGACGAAGTTTTCCAAGCTGATCGGCGTGACTGCGCAGATCGGGGTTTCAACACTGATGTACGCCGGGATTTCGGTCGACTATCAGACGAAGATCCCGACCGCGCTTCTCTCATCCGTCGAGAACAGTGCTGCGGCAAGATGGGGAACCGCGGTCTGGGGCGTGTCGAAGTTCCCGGGAACAATCCTTGCGCGGAAATTCGCCTCTGCCGGCGCCTTTGGTGCAGCGCTCGCGCCGACCGTGCGCGCTCTTATCTCCGGGTCCTCCGCCTCGATCTCTGAAGCGGCCGTCGTCGGTGGCGAGGTGCTTTATGAAAAGGGCGCGCCGCTTTGATCGTCTCGGAGCCGCGGGCCGACATCGCGGCCTGGGTCGGGGCCAAGATTGGGGTTTCGTTCCATCCGCCCTATACCGCCTTGGCGCATGTCGACCGCGGCCGGATCATCGCCGGGTATGTCTTCAATGTCTGGACAGAACATGACGTCGAGGTGTCGCTTGCCGCCGACCGGTTGTCCGTCACGCTGATGCGGGCGGCCTTCCGCTATGTCGTCGGGCAGCTTGGATGCCGCCGTGCAACCTTCAGGACACGCGTAGACAACGCGCAGGCTCAGAAGGCGCTCGACAGGCTCGGCGCACGTCTGGAAGGCTGCCAGCGTGGCTATTTCGGCGACTGCGACGCGCTGCTCTATGGAATCTTGAAAGAGGACTTCCCCTATGGTTTCCACGCCTAAGGCGCCCAAGGCTCCCGATCCGACACAGACCGCGGCGGCGCAGACTGCGACGAACGTCGACACCGCGATTGCGAACGCTGGTCTCAGCCATACCAACCAGTACACGCCCGACGGCTCGCTGGAGTACAAGGTCACCGGCCATACGACGATGACCGACCAGAACGGGAAGACCTATCAGCTCCCGACCTATTCGGCCTACCAGACCTATTCGCCGCAGAACCAGGCAATCTACGACCAGACGCAGCAGACGCAGCTCGGCCTGGCGAAGCTCGCGAACTCGCAGACTGGCAAAATCTCCGGCATCCTCGACACGAACGTCGATCTCAGCTCTGGCAACGTGGACAAATACGTCAACGACCATTGGCAATCCGGCTTCAACAATCAGTGGGATCGCGATCAGGCGAGCTTGGAACAGAGCCTTGCCGACAAGGGCGTGACGATGGGATCGGCCGCCTATGATAATGCCATGCGCGATTTCTCCACGCGCAAGCAGGCGGCGTCCGATCAGTATCTCGGCGACATGTATTCGAATGCGCAGAATTCCATCCTGACCGAGCGCAACCAGCCGCTGAACGAGATTTCGGCTCTGATGTCCGGCTCGCAGGTCAATCAGCCGAATTACGTCAATACGCCGACGACACAGCTTCCGACCGTCGACCAAGCCGGCCTGATCAACGAAAACTATAACCAGCAGATGGGTGCCTATAATCAGCAAGCCGCCCGCTCGAATGCTGCCATGGGCGGTTTGTTCGGTCTCGGCTCGGCGCTGCTCGGCGGCTGGGCGATGTCCGATCGCCGGCTGAAGCGTGACATTCATCGGATCGGCCAAACAGCGTCCGGACTGCCGGTTTACGAATACGAATATCTCTGGGGCGGCGGCCGGCAAGTCGGCTTCATGGCCGATGAGGTCGAAGCAGTCGCTCCCGGCGCCGTCGCCGTTGGTCCTGGCGGCTTTAAGATGGTCAATTACGCGGGGGTTCTGTGATGGGCTTCATCTTCGGCGGTGATACAGGCCAGACGCAGGCGGAGGTCACAGACGCTCGCAAGCGCCTCGCTGCGGCTATGCTGCAGCAAGGCACGGGTACGAGCCCGATCCAGTCGCCATGGGAAGGCGCAGCGCGCATGGCGCAGGCGCTCATGGGCGGCCTCGCCGTCCGCAACCAGGCGAACCAGCAGCAGGCGGCAGATGCCCAGGTGATCGCAGCCATCACCGGTCAGCCGTACACGCCTCCTGAGCAGCCCAAGAGCTTTCTTTCATCGCTGTTTGGTGGTGGCGACAAGCCAGCCAATCCCGGCGCCAGTGGCTCGTCCATGCCGAAAGTGGACGCGGCGGGTAACATCCCCGCGGCACCCTTCAAGGCTGGCGGCAACCCTGAAGTGGCGGAATACATTCGCCAAGCATCGATCGCCAGGGGCATTGATCCGAACTATTCTCTTCGGGTCGCCGGTCATGAGGGCTTGAACGTCTTCGATCCTTCGCAGCCTGATCGCGGCGGGGACGAGGGCTCTTCATTTGGTCCCTTCCAACTTCACTATGCCGGTATGTCGAAATCGATGCCGAACGCAGGCCTCGGCGACGAGTTCACAAAGGCAACCGGTCTCCATGCCAGGGACCCGTCGACGTGGAAGCACCAGGTGGACTTCGCGCTCGATTGGGCGCGAAAACACGGATGGGGCCCTTGGATGGGAGCTAAGGCAGAGGGCATCACCGGTATGATGGGTATAGGCGCTATGCCGCCGCAGCAGGCAGCAAGCGCCGCACCTCCTGCGGCTGGGCAAACCAGTTCATCGATGCAGTCGGCGCCGGTAAATCCGCCGCCCGCGGCTGCAGGCGAAGTGGCAAGTCTGGATCCCTCAATTGGCATTCCCATGCCTGGGGCCGCTGGACAGATGCGCGCCTCCGATCCCGCCCAGGTCATGCCGCCGCAGGCCGGTCCTCAAGCAGCGTTGCCACCTATGCCAATCCGAGATGTGGGACCAACTCCTCCCGTCGCTGGCGTTCCGCAATCGCAGCAGCCCGCGCCGGTCCGCCTTGCCCAGGCGCTGGACAACGCCCCGCAGCAGCAGCCGAACCCGATGGCAAACCCGCGCGCACAAGCTTTGGTGCAGGCGATCATGAACCCGAACGCATCGCCGCAGGTGAAGGCGCTGGCGGCGCAGTCTCTGCAAGCTTTGACAAAACCGACGGAATACGGGTTCCAGGTGTTGCCCGACGGTACGGTGCTGCGCTCCGATCCTCGCAGCGGCACGCTCACGCCCGTTTATCGCTCGGAAATGTCGCAGGCCGATCAGGCGAAGCTTGATTTCGAGCGCGAGAAATTCCGCCAGGAGCAGCAAAATCGCGGCACGCTAACAGCAGCAGAACAAGCGAACATCGATCTCGAGCGGCAGAAGTCCGATTTCGAAAGGAACAAGCCGGTTGTCGTCCAGCCCGGCGAAACTCTCTTCAGCCCCGGCCAGGATCGCGTCGTCTATCAGGGCACCGGCTATAAGCCGGAAGACGTGTCGAACCTCCGCAAGGAGATCCAGAACCTCCCGACCTATAAGAGCTATCAGCAGGCGCTTCCTTCCTACTCGTCGATGATCGACACCGCGAAGACGGACTCGAAGGCATCCGACCTGAACCTGATCTACGGCCTCGGTAAGATCATGGACCCGAACTCGGTCGTTCGCGAAGGCGAAATGACGATGGTGCAGAACACCTCATCGTGGCCGGACTGGCTTAAAGGTGCATATGACAGCGTCACCGGCGGTTCTCGGCTTGAGCCCGACACAAGGAAGGCGATCCTCGGCGAAGCGCGCAGCCGCATGATGGCTTATCGTGGAGCGCTCGATAACGACATCTCGCAATATCGGGGCATCATCGGCCGGCGCGGTATGAACGAGGCGGATATCCTGCCAACTTTGGGAGATATTGCGGCGGTCCCGGACCTGGTCCAGCCCCCAGGAGCCGCGCCCACGGCAGAGATCGGTCCGGCTCCGGAAGGTGTTCCCGAAGATGTATGGGGCGCAATGACGCCAGCGGAGCGCAAGCTATGGCAGAAATGACACCGGAACAGCAGCGGGCACTGGCAATCGCGGCGGCGCGTCTGAGGCTTCAGAAGCAGCCGCAGGAGTCGTCGGGCGGAGATGCCATGGGGACGCTATCGACGACTTCGGCTGCCGCGCCTCCTCAGACCGGGGAAGAGCTGCGAGCCCGCATCTATGCTGATCTTGCCGCTAAGCGCGATGCCACGAAGCCGGTGCTTGACCGGAATCGACTGCGGGCCGATGACGCCCTTTCACAAGCAAGAACAGGCGTCGGCGGACTCATCGAGGGTATTCCGATCGTCGGGCCGATCCTCCGCGGTGGTGCTGAGCGGGCTGCAGCGGCGACGCTCGCGGCAGTCTCGGACGAGACCTATGATCAGGTCATGAATCGCATTAGCGAGGCGAACAGAGCCGAAAAAGAAGCGAACCCATACATCGACAAGGGGGCTCAGATTACTGGGGCCGTTGCCGGGACAATACCGGCGATCATGGCTGCGCCAGCTGCGTTCGGAGCAGGCGGCGGGAGCTTGCTCCTGCGGTCAGGTATCTCTGGGGTCACCGGTGCTGCGATCGGGGGAGCTGATGCAGGCGTTCGAAGCGGTGGTGACACTGACGAAATGTGGCGGGGAGCCAAATTGGGCGGCCTGTTTGGATTAGGCGGCCCGGTTGCCGGCAAGGTCATCGGGGCGGGGGCCAGGTCTCTTGTTGATGCTCTCCGCACGCGCGCAGCGGCGAGAGTGGCCGGTATGGATCCGCAGGCGTTCGGTTATTTCCGGCGCGCTGTCACGGATGACGGTCTTGACGCGTCGGCGCTGCCGCGCAGGCTGACGGAGATGGGGCCGGAGGCTATTCCGGCGGATCTAGGCCCTAACCTTCAGAAGCAGGCTGGCGCGCTTGCCGCGACGCCCGGTGAGGCACAGGCGACAATCCGAACTGCACTCGCAGATCGGCAGGCCGGCGCAAACGCGCGCATTGGTCAAACGATTGATGAGACGATGGGGCCGAACATCGTTCCCTCGGAAGTAAGAGCCGGAATTGAAGGCAATCAGAACTCGTTCAGCCCTCTTTATCGTGAAGTCTTTAGGGGTGCCCGCCCTTACGACATGAGTCCGATAGCAGACGCCATGGACGTTGATATCGGCCGCCTTCGCGGCCCAGCTCAGGCCCGGTTGCGGCAGGTTCGCGACATGCTGAACGTTGCGAATTCAAACGTCCTTTCCACAGATCCGGGTGTCATGTTTCAGACGCGTCAGGCAATCGATGGACTTCTAAAGACGGAAATTGATCCGAAGGCTATTGCGACGCTGATGGAAGCCCGCCAAATGCTCGACGATGGCCTTACCCGCGCCGTGCCACGCATCAAGGAACTTGACGCTGGATTTTCTGAGCTGGCCCGTCAGGACGAAGCTCTGACGCGCGGTCAGCAAGTCCTCGACAGCGGTCGCACAGCGCCGCGCCCCTCCGAGTTAGCCGCAGAGGTAGAGCAGGGAGTTCAGCCGCAGGGGATGCAGATCGGTCCGTCCGCGGTCCCGCTGCGTCTATCGCAAGGCGCCCGGGCCGAGATCGACCGCATCGTTGGCACGAACTCCAACGATATCGCGGCTATGAACAGGCTGATCAAAGGGGAGGGTGATTGGAACCGCGCGCGTCTCTCCACCCTATTTGGACCCGAGAAGGCCGATCGGTTGTTTAAGGTGCTCGAGAACGAGCGCATTTATGCCGACACGGCGAACACGGTCACGCGCAATAGCGAAACCGCAGCGCGCATCGCAGCTCAGAACGAGCTAGGTGGCGGCGCCGGCAATTTCGGTGTGAAGGAAGCCTTCAAGGCTGGGGGCTTCCTCGGGGCAGCTCGATCGGCGGCAATCGACAAGGCTGACGACATCGTGAAGGCCTTGGTGTCGAGCAACACCGGGAATGTCACCCGCGACAGTCTTGCACGGGCCCTCACAGGCGAACAGCGGGAAAAGCTGGTCGAGGGGCTGGTGAGAGCGCAGGGAATGGGAACGACGCCCGCGCTAGTCGATCCGGTCGTTAAAGCCCTGCTTTTGAATGCCGGAACCGCGCGGACGCGATGAGGGGTCAACCCAGCAAATAGCGAGATAGAGTAGGGCGGCAAAACAGATGCCCATCACAAATCCCGCATCGAACGACCCTCCAAGGAAGTTTCCAATGCCGTCCACTGCCCAGTTGATCCCATAGAGAATCGCGGTGGTAAGGGCGATGCAGGTGATTTGCAGAACTCGGATCATGCCACAACCAATACTACAGCCTCTTCGGCCTCGCAATTCGCGGGGCTGTTTCTTTTGGAGATGGTGAATGCCCAGAAATCCATCAACCGGCGTCTATTCCAAGCCTGCGGGCACCACGCCATCGGTCGGTCAGATCATCGACCCGGCGCCGTGGAACCAGTTGACGTCCGACCTCGGCAACGAGATCACCAACTCTCTGCCACGCGATGGCTCGGCGCCGATGGTCGCGCCGCTGAAACTTGCCAGCGGCACAGTTTCGGCGCCCGGAATTGGCTTCGCCGCGAATCCTCAGACCGGACTCTATCTGAAGGGCGGCGGCCTGCTGGGCTTCACACAGAACGGCGTCGACATCGCGTTCGGCCGCGCATCAGTCTATGCGGCCAAGTCGGGCGATTACACGGCTCTTGCGGTTGATGACAATGCCGTTCTGCGCTTTACCGCAGCCGCCACCCTATCGCTCTCGGCGGCCGCTACGCTTGGGGCAAACTGGCATCTAACGGTCATCGCCGACGGCGCCTATGTGATGATCGACCCGAACGGTTCTGAGACGATCGATGGGGCGACAACCCTTATCGTCCCAAACGGCTATAGCGTCGAAATCTATTGCACTGGGTCTGCCTTCGTCACCGGTAAGTCCGCGGCGATGGTCTTGAACACACAAGCCGGCAGCTTTATCGATGGGCTTCTCCTGTCGAATAACGCTTCCAACCCTACCACGCATATCGATTTCGCGGCCGGCTCGGTTCGATCGGGATCGTCCTTCGTCTCCAGCGCCAGCAGCTTCACCAAGCGCATCAACGGAACGTGGGCAGTGGGTAGCGGCAGCGGGGGGCTCGATGCCGGATCGGTAGCAGCCAGCTCCACCTATTTCGCTTATGCGCTGCGGAAGGATGCCGACGGCACGTTCGATGTCGTCTTCTCGACTTCGGCGACGATCGGCGGCGTCACCACGACCTTGCTGACGGGCTATAGCATCGTCAAATGCATCGGGGTGGGACTGACGGATGCGAGTTCGAACATCCGGCAGTTCATCATGTACCCTCGCGACTTCTATCAGTTTGTCACGCCCATAAGAGAGGCAACCAACGTTGCCATCTCGACGACATCGGCTCTGATGGCAATCACGGTACCAAACGGGGTTAAGGCCGAGGCGAGGCTCCGTCTTATGTTCTCCTCGAGCGCGACAACCAACTCCGCTCTGGTCCACGACCCCGCGAAGGGAACACTGATCGCCGGTGGCAACGACTCGGGCGGCAGCGTGGGCACGATCCAAGTCTCGGGCGGCTTTGCGGTCGGAGGGGGCGACGTCTGGACGAACACGACCAGGCAAGTCCGATACGTCTCAGGCGCGTCCGGCAGCATCTGGGTCTGGAATGACGGTTTCTATTTCCCATGCGGGAGGACTGCATAATGCCCTTTGTTTCACGATCCAATGGCGTCATCACCGGGCTTTACGAACAGCGGCAGGATGGGTTGGCAGAAGAGTTCCTGTCGGATGGCGATCCCGCCGTCATCGCCCATCGGGAGGCCCGCCCGGCGGTGTCGGCAGTGTCGGCGCGACAATTCCGGCTGATGCTTCGG from Rhizobium sp. NLR16a includes:
- a CDS encoding GNAT family protein, coding for MIVSEPRADIAAWVGAKIGVSFHPPYTALAHVDRGRIIAGYVFNVWTEHDVEVSLAADRLSVTLMRAAFRYVVGQLGCRRATFRTRVDNAQAQKALDRLGARLEGCQRGYFGDCDALLYGILKEDFPYGFHA
- a CDS encoding tail fiber domain-containing protein; this encodes MVSTPKAPKAPDPTQTAAAQTATNVDTAIANAGLSHTNQYTPDGSLEYKVTGHTTMTDQNGKTYQLPTYSAYQTYSPQNQAIYDQTQQTQLGLAKLANSQTGKISGILDTNVDLSSGNVDKYVNDHWQSGFNNQWDRDQASLEQSLADKGVTMGSAAYDNAMRDFSTRKQAASDQYLGDMYSNAQNSILTERNQPLNEISALMSGSQVNQPNYVNTPTTQLPTVDQAGLINENYNQQMGAYNQQAARSNAAMGGLFGLGSALLGGWAMSDRRLKRDIHRIGQTASGLPVYEYEYLWGGGRQVGFMADEVEAVAPGAVAVGPGGFKMVNYAGVL